The sequence below is a genomic window from Candidatus Aegiribacteria sp..
CTATCTTAAAGACAATCAGTGATCTGCGGTATATCCATATATGGAGTATCACACCCGGCCTCGGAACTGGTCTGCTGTTGCAGATACCTAACATATTGCAGGTCAAGTGGGACGTGAGGATGGAGAGATATGAAGAACGTTTTCCCTATTTATACCGTGGGGGGATTGCTTCTCGTAATAAGCGGTATCATTCTGCAGGAGAGATGGAAAAAGCGGGAACAGGTCAGATAAGATCCTCATTCAACGCGCCAGCGATGGAAAGGTACGTAATACCTCTACCGAACCATCTCTCAGCTGCTCTCTGAAGGTCGATCTCAGTGAGTTTCGCAATCATCCTGAGTGAATTTCTATCGTGATCAAGTGGAAGATTCATTGAAGCGTAATTAAGCAATATTCTGGCAATTGCACTGTATTTCATCATTCCCAGTTCCTGCTGGCCGATATAACTTGCCTTCTCCAGCCTGAGTTCATTTCTACTCACCGGATCTCTGACAAGTCTTGAAAATTCGTTTCTCAGCTTTTCCAATGCTTCTTCGAATGCGGATGGACTTGTCAGAAGAATAATCGCAAGCCTGCCCCTGGAGGAGAAAGGGAGGTAGATGCTGCTGACATGGTATGTCAATCCGGTTTCTCTGATACTTCTGCCGAGTCTTGATCCAATTCCCTCACCAAGAACACCGTTTAGAACATGAAAAGCGTAATTGTCATGATCAAGTTTTGGAGGTGCCGGTGAACCCAGGATTACTGCAATCTGTTCCCTTCCATCAAGTCGGATTGATGATTCATATGAATTCTTAGCGTTTTTGACCTCCTCCGTTTGCTTCAGAGGAGATTCAGGATTCTTCCAATCGGAAAAATACTTTCTTATTAAATCCACAAGATTATCTTCATTGAAATCACCTACAGCAGTGATAACAGCACCTGATGGGCGGCAGAATTCCATATGGAAATCAACAATGTCATTCCTGGTTATTGCACTTAGAGATTCCACCGAGGGAACCGATGATTTTTCAGGCGGATCAGTTGACTGTTTTGAAAAAGAATCCATCGCTGCGCCAATAGGGGTGCTGGTCCATTCACAGAGACTCGCAATTGTGTCTCTTAAGATGGAGTTTATGTCTTCTCCTCTGAAGGCAGGTTTTCTGAAGAGATCTGCCACTACTGAAAGAGCCTCATCAATGTCTTTTTCAAGAACTGTGATTATTCCCCCGGCATACTTATTCGCAGAGGACAGATCAATGCTGCTGCCAAGGTTCTCCAATCTTGAATTGAACCTGATGCTGTCCTCCTTCGGTGTTCCATAGAGCATTGCTTCAGCGGTGACTTCTGATAATCCGGTCAGTTCATCCGGTTCTCTATCTGAACCCATCGTACAGGAGAAACCAAGGGAAATCACGGGGAATGAGTTATCCTGCTTCATTATTACTCTCAGCCCGTTATCGAGGAGGTATTCTCTGGAGTTATCAGCTACCGAAATTGTTGGTGCTTCAAGAAGATCGTCCGGAATATCGATATCGGAGGGTACAAGACCTGATGGTGGAATCAGGTCGGGTTCTTCCGATGCTGCCGGAACACTGGGAGTGTTATAACCGGCTGTGGATCCCATTGGTTTCAGTCCGGCTATTGTTGCGTTGTCTTTTACTAGATATCCGGAGACGGCAGCTTTTATCTCATCTGTGGTTACTCTCCCTGTATTGACTATTGAATGCCAGAAATAGAAGGGATCGTCAAATCTTGCCTGTCCTGTAGACAGTCTTCTTGATCTGCTCAGTGGATCAGCATCTGAAATAGTACTCCATGCAATTCTTCTTTTCTTTAATCTCTGAATCTCGGATGAACTGATTCCCTCATTAGAAACTCGTTCAAGTTCACCGAATATGATTTCTTCCACTTCATCAGGAGAACCTTCAGGCGGAAGAACCGCATGAATTGTGTAAAGGCCTGATTGTATCAGGGTGTTGGTAGAAGCTGCGACATCAAGAACCAGGCCCGGTTTAACAAGCAGTTTTTCAAATCTGCTTGATCTCCCTGAAGCCAGATAGATCGAAAAGAGTGATAATGCTGAGGATATCCGCTTATCCGCCGAAGGCACTCTAAAGCCGATCGATATTCTTGGAAGTTGTGATGGATGCTGAATAACAACCCTTCTGGTACCTGTCTGCGGAAGCTCGGACGGGATTACCGGTCGAACTGTGGTTATCCCTGATTCAGATCCGAAGAGACTTTTGATACGGTTGAATACCGAATCAGTATCTATTCTTCCCACAACTGCAATTACAGCGTTTGATGGATTATAAAAATTACTGTAGAACTTCGTAAGATTCTTCTGAGTGAATGATTTAATGTCAGCTGTAGTACCCGTAATCGAATTTCCATATGGATGCGTATTGAATGCTGTGCTGTAAAGGGAGATATCAAGAGCGCCTTCAGGGCTTTCTCTGCTTGTGAGTAGTTCTTCTTCCAGTATTACCTTTTTCTCCGAGGTCACTTCCTTCTTGTTCATGAGACAGTTGAACATTCTGTCAGATTCCAGATTCAGAATATCATCCAGACCCGCTATGGGAACCGCGGAGAAATACAACGTTATATCTCTTGATGTGTAGGCATTTGCCAGCCCGCCATTCCGCTGAACGATCTGCCAGAATTTACCGGGGCCATATTTCTCTGAACCCTTGAACATCATGTGCTCACAGAAATGACTGAGACCTCTTGTTTTCTGAGTTTCCCATAATGGACCAATGCGGTACGCTACCGTTACAGCAGCCACAGGAGAGTACTTCATCTCCTGGAGAATAACGGTAAGGCCGTTCTCGAGTTGAGCAATTCTGATATCCTCTGAGCGAAATTCACCGTTTTTCATGATGAGGGAACCTAATCGAAGAAAGAGCTTTTGTCAGATATTCACTGTAAATGTATCACGGGAACAGAAACTCTGACATCAGCTGATTGGGCTGTTAAGAAGTATACACCGTTTGGTGGATTCGTTCCATCGCTGGTTGTCCAGGCTATATCCGTTGTAAATGATCCATTCAGATCAGAAGATATCTGTTCTCTGATAATTTCTCTTCCTGACAGATCATATACTGAAATGATGCAGGGAACTGCTGGAAAGCCTGAACCCGAGACGGCAATACTTCTTCCGGATGGATTGGAAACACTCAGAACCGCTGATATTGCAGGCTCACTATTTCCATCCTCTTCGATTCCTGTACAGGACCAGTCTACTGTGAGCGAATGGTCACCCGGCCCAAGACCGGATGCTGTAATGAAGAGCCTTCCTGCAGATCTGGTTTCCCAGCCTGTAGGCGTTCCGTCGATCAGCACTTCTTTAATGATAACTTCTGGGGGGAGTTCGGCAACGATTGTCTGACCTGACGGAGTATTGCCTGTGAAAGTCATTACAAGACCATTCCCCACCCACCGAATTGATTTTACTGTAATTTTGTAACAGTCTTCAAGGAACTCACCGTACTCGATTGGGAACAGCCAGCCAAAATGCGGATAATCAGTTTCGAGAGATGTACATAAACTGTCTATTCTGTTGTAGGGCTCTGGCCATACCTCCGGAGCAAGCATGTTGATGGGATGAGCTCCGAGAAGACAGTGTTTCCCCCGTTCAAGTACGGTACTCAGGTATTCATATGGCTGCTGGGATACGTAATCACCCCACCAGACCGTATTTGTCCCCCATATCCGACCTTCAGGGGTCTGGTATTTTGAGATATATAGATCCCAGAACGGTTCACCACCCATCCACTCCCACCATCGAACACCATTGCAGTAGTATTCAAAGCCATGGGCTATTGCAGCGTGAAGCCCGCTGAGTGAAGTTCTGTGTCCGGAATACCTGATAGACCTGACCATTACGGTATCAAGACCCATATCATTTATATCGCTCATGGTCATCATGAACCGCTCAAAATGCTCTTCTGGTTCATATGTAATGAATTCGTGATACTCTCCAAAAGAAGAATCAGCGTTTGGTGTATGATGATAGCCATGGCATCCCAGATTAACTCTGTCAGCCCATGGATAAACGTCATTCTGAATATTCAGAAGCCATTCGAGATAGTCAGGAGGGGCAAGAGTTGAAATCCGCCATGTGCAGTGC
It includes:
- a CDS encoding insulinase family protein, with translation MKNGEFRSEDIRIAQLENGLTVILQEMKYSPVAAVTVAYRIGPLWETQKTRGLSHFCEHMMFKGSEKYGPGKFWQIVQRNGGLANAYTSRDITLYFSAVPIAGLDDILNLESDRMFNCLMNKKEVTSEKKVILEEELLTSRESPEGALDISLYSTAFNTHPYGNSITGTTADIKSFTQKNLTKFYSNFYNPSNAVIAVVGRIDTDSVFNRIKSLFGSESGITTVRPVIPSELPQTGTRRVVIQHPSQLPRISIGFRVPSADKRISSALSLFSIYLASGRSSRFEKLLVKPGLVLDVAASTNTLIQSGLYTIHAVLPPEGSPDEVEEIIFGELERVSNEGISSSEIQRLKKRRIAWSTISDADPLSRSRRLSTGQARFDDPFYFWHSIVNTGRVTTDEIKAAVSGYLVKDNATIAGLKPMGSTAGYNTPSVPAASEEPDLIPPSGLVPSDIDIPDDLLEAPTISVADNSREYLLDNGLRVIMKQDNSFPVISLGFSCTMGSDREPDELTGLSEVTAEAMLYGTPKEDSIRFNSRLENLGSSIDLSSANKYAGGIITVLEKDIDEALSVVADLFRKPAFRGEDINSILRDTIASLCEWTSTPIGAAMDSFSKQSTDPPEKSSVPSVESLSAITRNDIVDFHMEFCRPSGAVITAVGDFNEDNLVDLIRKYFSDWKNPESPLKQTEEVKNAKNSYESSIRLDGREQIAVILGSPAPPKLDHDNYAFHVLNGVLGEGIGSRLGRSIRETGLTYHVSSIYLPFSSRGRLAIILLTSPSAFEEALEKLRNEFSRLVRDPVSRNELRLEKASYIGQQELGMMKYSAIARILLNYASMNLPLDHDRNSLRMIAKLTEIDLQRAAERWFGRGITYLSIAGALNEDLI